Below is a genomic region from Ziziphus jujuba cultivar Dongzao chromosome 7, ASM3175591v1.
AATGGGTGTTGATGCAATGAATCTGCACACTATCCAGACAAATCAAGCCAaagcaatattatattatatgtattccGAAAACTTAAACatgaaattaagaaataaagtaCCTGCAAAATTAGTGACAATGATCTCATACTCTTCACCGATCTTGACTTCAGTGAGACCCACAGGCTTGGAATCCACACAAAGGAAAGTGGGTTCAGTCTTATCTTGGTCTTGGTCCCCAGTGTTCTCAGACAGAGGGAGGAACTCAAAATATCCAATGTTTGGGAGCACAACATAAGTAGCCAGCTCAGGAGGCAACTTTGGGTTTATATTTGCTCCAATCCACCCTTCGGATGACCCATAATCAGCACTCATCAGTGGTACCTCCCCTGCATACTGcctcaattttttcaaataaggCTCCATTGAACCCGTCATTATTCCGTAAATGTACTTCACATTAGGGAAAATTTCCGGTATTAATCCACACCAGTTACTCAATCCTGAACATTTTTCATAGATCAAATCAGCCTGTTCAGGGTTTGGTTTTAGCAATTTCGACATGGCTGTTCGGATGGAAGGGACGGTGATTCGGTTGCTTAGCACCCCGGTTCGAATGTCGGCACATAGTTCTTCCCACACTTGCTCAAATGTTCTGAAGGCATGGAGCAAGCTATGTGCAAACGTGGATGATATCAACTGGATTTCTTCGCGGAAAATTAGTCCACACAAGAGATGGCAGTACAGCGATTGATGGAAATCTGGTCCAAATATCACTTCGTCTGGGCTGCAGCATGGAGTTTGAAGTGCCTTCATTGTTTTTTTATACTGTGAACTACGGAATACATTTGTGGTGGCAGTCCCAGCAGCCAAACCCCCTTTGGTTTTGAACTGCTTGCTGCTGTATATAAATTGTAAAGCCTTCCCATTCCCAACTGGAAATTCTCTGAAAATTGATAGTGTAACAAATATTACTTCATTCTCCAAATATCACAAGAttcaataaaacttttttttttttttaaaaaagcattttcTGATCAATTAAATAGAAAGAATCACAGACATCACAAAGTACCATCATGTTCAgcaattagtaaaaaaaaaaaaaaataaatgaataataataataaaaaataaataaaacaaagcttCAGTGAAATAGTGTACATAAAGGCCAGTTTTACCTGTTTCTAAAGGCAAAAGAAGTCTTATATATTTGAACGGTAGTTTCCATCAATTCTTCATTGAATGGTACAAATTTTGGCTTTCCTTGAGTAGTACCAGAACTGCAATAGTATAAAAACTcttaagaaaacaataattctacataataaaaatttaaaattcggtagaaaacacacacacacacacacacaccaaaaaaaaaaaaaaaaaaaggttcacaAATACCTTAATGAGATGGTTGTGATTGGCTTTCCAGTGAGAATGGGTGAGGAATCCCCATCTACAATTCTCTGAATATAAGGTTCGAGTTCCTTGTGAGTAACAAGTGGAACAC
It encodes:
- the LOC107424151 gene encoding jasmonoyl--L-amino acid synthetase JAR4 isoform X2, which codes for MLDRMEEFNGDKWIEEFEAITKDAERVQRESLRKILEDNGSAEYLQSLGLNGRTDPESYKACVPLVTHKELEPYIQRIVDGDSSPILTGKPITTISLSSGTTQGKPKFVPFNEELMETTVQIYKTSFAFRNREFPVGNGKALQFIYSSKQFKTKGGLAAGTATTNVFRSSQYKKTMKALQTPCCSPDEVIFGPDFHQSLYCHLLCGLIFREEIQLISSTFAHSLLHAFRTFEQVWEELCADIRTGVLSNRITVPSIRTAMSKLLKPNPEQADLIYEKCSGLSNWCGLIPEIFPNVKYIYGIMTGSMEPYLKKLRQYAGEVPLMSADYGSSEGWIGANINPKLPPELATYVVLPNIGYFEFLPLSENTGDQDQDKTEPTFLCVDSKPVGLTEVKIGEEYEIIVTNFAGLYRYRLGDVVTIVGFHNSTPELKFVYRRNLLLTINIDKNTEKDLQLSVEEAAKVLAGEKLEVVDFTSLVDVSTEPGHYVIFWELNGEGSEEVLRECCNRLDQSFVDAGYVSSRKVNTIGALELRIVRRGTFQKILDHFLALGAAVSQFKTPRYVGPTNGMVLQILCSNVVKSYFSTAFK
- the LOC107424151 gene encoding jasmonoyl--L-amino acid synthetase JAR4 isoform X1, which translates into the protein MLLESERMLDRMEEFNGDKWIEEFEAITKDAERVQRESLRKILEDNGSAEYLQSLGLNGRTDPESYKACVPLVTHKELEPYIQRIVDGDSSPILTGKPITTISLSSGTTQGKPKFVPFNEELMETTVQIYKTSFAFRNREFPVGNGKALQFIYSSKQFKTKGGLAAGTATTNVFRSSQYKKTMKALQTPCCSPDEVIFGPDFHQSLYCHLLCGLIFREEIQLISSTFAHSLLHAFRTFEQVWEELCADIRTGVLSNRITVPSIRTAMSKLLKPNPEQADLIYEKCSGLSNWCGLIPEIFPNVKYIYGIMTGSMEPYLKKLRQYAGEVPLMSADYGSSEGWIGANINPKLPPELATYVVLPNIGYFEFLPLSENTGDQDQDKTEPTFLCVDSKPVGLTEVKIGEEYEIIVTNFAGLYRYRLGDVVTIVGFHNSTPELKFVYRRNLLLTINIDKNTEKDLQLSVEEAAKVLAGEKLEVVDFTSLVDVSTEPGHYVIFWELNGEGSEEVLRECCNRLDQSFVDAGYVSSRKVNTIGALELRIVRRGTFQKILDHFLALGAAVSQFKTPRYVGPTNGMVLQILCSNVVKSYFSTAFK